Proteins encoded in a region of the Nostoc sp. UHCC 0926 genome:
- a CDS encoding FkbM family methyltransferase has protein sequence MLRKTLTKFAGNHFTQDFLEKAVAGAQFWMGFGCGASVESSGESAVLDFVYQKQKAPYCIFDVGSNQGQYLKLILGIFPEDNLSVHCFEPSSYTFGILKSSVDPKVKSKVKLNNLALGKIEGELRLHYNKAGSALASLTKRRLDHFGITFDDSEVVRVDTVDNYCNKNNVQQIDFLKLDVEGHELDVLVGASEMFLKQAINVVSFEFGGCNIDTRTFFQDFYYFFNNINMSLFRITPAGYLYPIKSYKEVFEQFRPTNYLAIKND, from the coding sequence ATGCTAAGAAAAACTCTTACTAAATTTGCAGGAAACCATTTTACACAAGATTTCTTGGAGAAGGCCGTTGCTGGCGCTCAATTCTGGATGGGATTTGGTTGCGGAGCTAGTGTTGAATCTAGTGGTGAAAGTGCAGTGTTGGATTTTGTATATCAAAAGCAAAAAGCCCCTTACTGCATTTTTGATGTAGGTTCCAATCAAGGACAGTATCTAAAACTTATATTAGGAATTTTTCCAGAAGACAATCTTTCGGTTCATTGTTTTGAGCCAAGTTCTTACACATTCGGAATTCTCAAATCTAGTGTAGATCCGAAAGTAAAGAGTAAGGTCAAGTTAAACAATTTAGCTCTTGGAAAAATAGAAGGCGAATTGAGATTGCATTATAATAAAGCAGGTTCAGCTTTAGCTTCTCTCACTAAGCGCAGACTCGATCATTTCGGTATCACTTTCGACGATTCTGAAGTTGTAAGAGTAGATACAGTTGATAACTATTGTAACAAAAATAATGTTCAGCAAATAGATTTCCTTAAGCTGGATGTTGAAGGGCATGAGCTAGATGTCCTTGTAGGTGCATCTGAAATGTTCCTTAAACAAGCAATTAATGTAGTTAGTTTTGAGTTTGGGGGATGTAATATTGATACTCGAACTTTTTTTCAAGACTTCTACTATTTTTTCAATAATATAAACATGAGTTTATTTCGTATTACTCCTGCTGGTTACCTCTATCCTATCAAATCGTATAAGGAAGTATTCGAGCAGTTCAGACCAACTAATTATTTAGCAATAAAGAATGACTAA
- a CDS encoding FAD-dependent monooxygenase, which yields MKVIVIGGGIGGLTLARAYLDAGIEVELYEKRQLNEMLSGAGGIFIQRNAMRVYKLLWSGKIYERFYKQGGKICQGGFFNKKGKPLYINSPQFVGEEDLGICLSRPELQQILYEALPEGVVRTGMTFDKFEEVGDRVQAYFQDGSTTIGDILVGADGLYSKVRASLNGQERLEEADYSGMCCWRGFFQGSSLPLDKKYSWIEFWGQGNRFGYFDIGGGQFSFYAFNNSAKGGNDDSVGGSLNALKLIFSDYAEPVPSILKVLENESIYRDDIFDRQPIASSWGNGRVTLIGDAAHPVQPNLGQGGCMAIEDAFELVKLLTNQANGNQVVSLLRQFEQSRSKRVTRVFTTSRQVGQLGQTTSAMGCILRDWIYKLTPTWLADLQFRWLFDYQPNWEE from the coding sequence ATGAAAGTAATTGTGATTGGTGGTGGGATTGGGGGCTTGACTTTAGCCCGTGCGTATTTAGATGCAGGAATTGAAGTTGAGCTATATGAGAAACGCCAGTTGAATGAAATGCTCTCCGGTGCAGGAGGGATATTTATTCAAAGAAATGCTATGCGTGTTTACAAACTCTTATGGTCAGGGAAAATTTATGAACGTTTTTACAAACAAGGAGGCAAAATTTGCCAAGGAGGGTTTTTTAATAAAAAAGGAAAACCATTGTACATAAACTCCCCGCAATTTGTGGGTGAAGAAGACTTGGGAATATGTCTTTCTCGACCGGAATTACAACAAATTCTATATGAAGCGTTGCCTGAAGGAGTAGTCAGGACTGGTATGACATTTGATAAATTTGAGGAGGTAGGAGATCGTGTGCAAGCTTACTTTCAAGATGGTAGTACGACAATTGGGGACATATTAGTAGGGGCAGATGGTCTTTACTCAAAAGTACGAGCCAGCCTCAATGGTCAAGAACGATTAGAGGAAGCAGATTACAGTGGCATGTGTTGCTGGAGAGGGTTTTTCCAAGGCTCAAGTCTTCCATTAGATAAAAAATATAGTTGGATAGAATTTTGGGGTCAGGGTAATCGCTTTGGATATTTTGATATCGGAGGAGGGCAATTCTCCTTTTATGCTTTTAACAACAGTGCTAAAGGTGGAAATGACGACTCAGTTGGAGGTTCCTTGAATGCTCTGAAGTTGATATTTTCAGATTATGCCGAACCTGTACCTTCCATCCTCAAGGTTTTGGAAAATGAAAGCATTTATCGAGATGATATTTTTGATCGCCAACCAATAGCTAGTTCTTGGGGAAATGGTCGAGTCACCTTAATCGGAGATGCAGCACATCCTGTCCAACCAAATCTTGGACAAGGGGGTTGTATGGCAATAGAAGATGCGTTTGAACTTGTGAAGTTGCTTACTAATCAAGCTAACGGCAACCAAGTAGTGTCACTGTTGCGTCAATTTGAGCAAAGTCGTAGCAAACGAGTTACTCGTGTATTTACTACTTCTCGCCAGGTTGGTCAGCTTGGACAAACTACCTCTGCAATGGGATGTATCCTCCGCGACTGGATTTACAAGCTTACTCCCACCTGGTTAGCAGACTTGCAATTTAGATGGTTGTTTGATTACCAACCTAATTGGGAAGAATAG
- a CDS encoding glutathione S-transferase family protein, whose amino-acid sequence MTTAPLSWQELETLTDYQIDTVNGLTNPKARLRLFGQPESDVRVTLYRDNHAWCPYCQKVWLWLEEKQIPYRIEKVTMFCYGEKESWYKRKVPSGMLPAIELDGRIIKESDDILLALEKVFDPLSQGMEDRMVLTLRQLERLLFRAWCVWLCSRTENSGQEQRNREQFIGVVTKVESALSRTPGPYFLDSFGIVDVIFTPYVERMNASLYYYKGYSLREENPRLRAWFAAMESRPTYCGTQSDFHTHVHDLPPQMGGCWENGETQMLLNKARVDNGPWFGLPDVTYPEPENSRMEALQRTIEHRLNIIRVNPLDDKLFDQALRCALTQMITDEDCVPPSGSDVALRYLRDRINVPRDMSIYAAKRLRESLEKTAALVGDGQPDPIPTKHRRDQDPSNFVIK is encoded by the coding sequence ATGACTACCGCACCCTTAAGCTGGCAAGAACTAGAAACCCTCACGGACTATCAAATAGATACCGTTAATGGTCTCACCAATCCTAAAGCTCGGTTGCGCTTGTTTGGTCAGCCCGAATCTGATGTGCGGGTAACGCTGTACCGTGATAACCACGCCTGGTGTCCTTACTGTCAAAAAGTTTGGTTATGGCTAGAGGAAAAACAGATCCCCTATCGCATTGAAAAAGTGACAATGTTCTGCTACGGGGAGAAAGAAAGTTGGTACAAACGTAAGGTCCCATCAGGAATGCTCCCAGCGATCGAGCTAGATGGACGGATTATTAAGGAAAGCGATGACATTTTGCTCGCTTTGGAAAAGGTTTTTGATCCATTGAGCCAAGGGATGGAAGACCGCATGGTGCTGACTCTACGTCAATTAGAACGACTTTTATTTAGAGCCTGGTGCGTTTGGCTGTGCTCTAGAACAGAGAACTCTGGACAAGAACAACGCAACCGAGAACAATTTATCGGAGTGGTGACTAAGGTCGAGTCGGCTCTGAGTCGCACCCCAGGACCTTACTTTCTAGATAGCTTCGGCATCGTCGATGTCATTTTTACGCCCTATGTCGAACGGATGAATGCAAGCCTTTACTACTACAAGGGCTACTCCCTGCGTGAGGAAAACCCTCGCTTGAGGGCATGGTTTGCGGCAATGGAAAGCCGACCTACCTACTGCGGTACCCAGAGCGACTTTCACACCCACGTACATGATTTGCCGCCCCAGATGGGGGGCTGTTGGGAAAACGGCGAAACCCAGATGCTTCTGAATAAAGCGCGGGTGGATAATGGTCCTTGGTTCGGGCTACCAGATGTTACTTATCCAGAACCCGAAAACTCCCGCATGGAAGCTCTTCAACGAACTATCGAGCATCGCCTCAATATTATCCGAGTCAACCCCTTAGATGATAAATTGTTTGATCAAGCCCTACGTTGTGCTTTAACACAGATGATCACCGATGAAGACTGTGTACCTCCATCGGGATCTGATGTTGCTCTGCGATATTTGCGCGATCGCATTAATGTACCCCGAGATATGTCCATCTACGCAGCCAAGCGATTGAGGGAATCCCTTGAAAAAACCGCAGCCCTTGTAGGTGATGGGCAGCCAGACCCCATTCCCACTAAGCATCGACGAGATCAAGACCCGTCTAAC
- a CDS encoding carbohydrate ABC transporter permease: MSSTPQQVPTTPQQTEKSRFSLKKILLLIAIALVMLFSLAPALWQLLTSFKVNEDIAAVPTVYLPTRFTFSHYIELFTRRPFWRYIFNSAFVSITSTALALAIGAPAAYALARLRPWGEGVILASVLIVTLFPGILLFLGLLEIIQALRLGNNYLALIIPYTAINLPLTILVLRSFFQQLPKDLEDSARVDGYNTFQLLWQIVLPMTLPALVTTGILTFIFAWNEFIFALTFMTREEMKTIPVAAAQLGGATVFEIPYGSIAAATVVGTLPLVLLVLFFQRRIVQGLTAGAVKG, translated from the coding sequence ATGAGTTCAACTCCACAACAAGTTCCAACAACTCCCCAACAAACAGAGAAAAGCAGGTTTTCTCTAAAAAAAATCCTGCTGCTAATAGCAATTGCCTTAGTAATGTTATTCAGCCTAGCGCCAGCCCTATGGCAATTGCTGACCTCGTTTAAAGTTAACGAAGATATTGCCGCCGTTCCCACTGTCTATTTACCCACGCGATTCACTTTTAGTCACTACATTGAGTTATTCACCCGTCGTCCATTTTGGCGTTACATCTTCAACAGTGCCTTTGTGTCGATTACTTCTACAGCTTTAGCTTTAGCGATCGGTGCACCGGCTGCCTATGCGCTGGCACGGTTACGCCCTTGGGGTGAAGGAGTTATCCTCGCTAGCGTTCTGATAGTGACTTTATTTCCTGGAATTCTGTTATTCCTGGGACTGTTAGAAATTATCCAAGCGCTCAGACTGGGCAACAACTATCTAGCGCTGATTATACCCTACACTGCCATCAATTTGCCCCTGACAATTCTAGTACTCAGAAGCTTTTTCCAACAATTACCTAAAGACTTAGAAGATTCTGCTAGGGTCGATGGCTACAACACCTTTCAACTACTATGGCAAATCGTGCTGCCCATGACCCTTCCCGCCTTAGTGACTACTGGAATTCTCACCTTTATTTTTGCCTGGAACGAGTTTATCTTCGCGCTAACGTTTATGACCCGTGAAGAGATGAAGACGATTCCTGTTGCTGCTGCTCAGTTGGGTGGTGCGACAGTATTTGAAATTCCTTACGGTTCCATCGCCGCTGCTACTGTTGTAGGGACGTTACCCCTGGTTTTACTAGTTTTGTTTTTCCAGCGCCGGATTGTCCAAGGTCTTACCGCTGGTGCTGTCAAAGGATAA
- the zwf gene encoding glucose-6-phosphate dehydrogenase: MTAATTPQVPVEPLIRPAEPCVIVIFGAAGDLTKRLLLPALYNLKQSNLLRQEFAIIGVAHTPMSQDDFRSKLAQDIHEFATVPVEEHLWQPLEQRLYYLAGEFQEADTFHQLQDLLTQVDQDCGTQGNYLFYLATASNFFCDIITQLGAAGLVREDNNQWRRVIIEKPFGHDLDSARALNKSIGAVLEEKQIYRIDHYLGKETVQNILVFRFGNGLFEPIWNREHIDHVQITVAETVGVEGRGNFYEGTGALRDMVQNHLFQLLAMTAMEPPISFSADEVRDEKSKLLKSIIPLTAEAVQTDTVRGQYGAGTVKDTQVPAYRSEPRVASDSTTETYAALKLNIDNWRWAGVPFYLRTGKRLAQRVTEIAIQFKQVPSLLFRQTSIDRLTPNFLTIRIQPKEGIHLKFGAKVPGPAMTMDAVEMNFCYNDYFGKIPSTGYETLLYDCMIGDATLFQRSDNVELGWSVVSPILEAWATTSPENFPNYTAGSWGPLAADDLLVRDGRQWLPD, encoded by the coding sequence ATGACGGCTGCTACCACGCCCCAGGTTCCTGTTGAACCCTTAATCCGTCCGGCAGAACCTTGTGTGATCGTTATCTTTGGAGCAGCGGGAGATTTAACCAAGCGTCTGCTGCTTCCCGCCCTCTACAACCTCAAACAAAGCAATTTGCTGCGGCAGGAATTTGCTATCATTGGAGTCGCACACACTCCAATGAGCCAGGATGATTTTCGCAGCAAACTCGCTCAAGACATTCATGAGTTTGCAACGGTTCCCGTAGAGGAGCATCTCTGGCAACCGCTTGAGCAACGACTGTACTATCTTGCTGGTGAGTTTCAAGAAGCTGACACTTTCCATCAGTTGCAAGACTTACTCACTCAAGTCGATCAAGACTGTGGCACTCAGGGAAACTATTTGTTCTACCTGGCAACTGCCTCTAACTTCTTTTGCGACATCATTACGCAGCTGGGTGCGGCAGGGTTGGTGCGCGAAGACAACAATCAATGGCGGCGAGTCATCATCGAGAAACCATTTGGGCACGACTTGGACTCAGCTCGTGCCCTGAATAAATCCATTGGTGCTGTCCTTGAGGAAAAACAGATATACCGCATTGATCACTACCTGGGAAAAGAGACTGTACAAAACATTCTGGTGTTTCGGTTTGGTAATGGCTTGTTTGAACCGATTTGGAATCGTGAACATATTGATCACGTACAGATTACCGTAGCCGAAACGGTTGGAGTCGAAGGCAGAGGTAACTTCTATGAAGGCACAGGGGCATTGCGGGACATGGTGCAAAACCATCTTTTTCAATTGCTGGCAATGACGGCGATGGAACCGCCGATCTCGTTTTCAGCTGATGAGGTGCGTGATGAAAAGTCAAAACTATTGAAGTCCATCATTCCGCTCACTGCGGAAGCTGTGCAAACTGACACCGTAAGGGGACAGTATGGTGCGGGAACGGTGAAGGATACTCAAGTGCCTGCTTATCGCTCAGAACCACGAGTTGCGTCCGACTCTACCACTGAAACTTATGCTGCCTTAAAGTTGAACATTGACAACTGGCGTTGGGCAGGGGTGCCGTTTTATCTCCGAACCGGCAAGCGTCTGGCTCAACGCGTCACAGAAATTGCAATTCAGTTTAAGCAAGTACCCTCACTATTGTTTCGCCAAACGTCGATTGATCGCCTCACGCCCAATTTCTTGACCATCCGCATTCAACCAAAGGAAGGAATTCACCTCAAATTTGGCGCAAAAGTGCCTGGTCCCGCCATGACGATGGATGCGGTGGAAATGAACTTTTGCTATAATGACTACTTTGGCAAAATTCCAAGTACCGGCTATGAAACCTTGCTCTACGACTGCATGATCGGTGATGCGACTTTGTTTCAGCGCTCAGATAATGTAGAACTGGGCTGGAGCGTTGTCAGCCCCATTCTAGAGGCTTGGGCAACCACGTCACCTGAAAACTTTCCCAACTACACAGCAGGCTCATGGGGACCATTGGCAGCAGATGATTTGTTGGTGCGCGATGGTCGGCAGTGGCTCCCGGATTGA
- a CDS encoding ABC transporter ATP-binding protein, which yields MAKLELKNLNKTYTSKVVPVKDVSLTVDNDEFLTLLGPSGCGKSTVLRMIAGLEEPTRGQIKINEADVTYKSAGDRNIAMVFQSYALYPHMTVYENLASGLKLRKVPPVEIKQRVAEVAKILGLEELMNRKPGQMSGGQRQRVAVGRALVRNANVYLLDEPLSNLDALLRERVRADLKQIFADQKVPVVYVTHDQTEAMTLSTKVALLNDGYVQQLDPPELIYNHPANLFVAGFVGSPQMNLLTLLCNERSALLGNFQISLPDIPTVPPQIVLGIRPENVRIAQPGDTQTIQGRVYLVENLGMHYLVSVRVEGSQTGAIIVRALLATDQNWSNEDITLTLPPEDIHWFDVQSGHALVRRQILGVRS from the coding sequence ATGGCTAAACTCGAACTCAAAAACTTGAATAAAACCTATACTTCCAAAGTTGTCCCTGTCAAAGACGTTAGCTTAACAGTAGATAACGATGAATTTCTCACTTTACTTGGCCCTTCTGGTTGTGGCAAATCCACTGTTCTACGCATGATTGCGGGTCTTGAAGAACCTACTCGTGGTCAGATTAAGATCAACGAAGCAGATGTCACCTATAAGTCAGCAGGCGATCGCAACATCGCAATGGTATTTCAAAGCTATGCACTCTATCCGCACATGACAGTGTACGAAAACCTCGCTTCTGGACTCAAGCTAAGAAAAGTACCACCTGTAGAAATTAAACAGCGAGTAGCAGAAGTAGCAAAAATTTTAGGATTAGAAGAGCTAATGAACCGCAAGCCTGGTCAAATGTCTGGAGGTCAACGACAGCGTGTTGCGGTCGGTCGTGCCTTAGTGCGTAATGCCAATGTGTACCTGCTAGATGAACCGTTAAGTAACTTGGATGCGCTGTTGCGGGAACGAGTCCGAGCCGACCTCAAGCAAATTTTTGCAGATCAAAAAGTCCCTGTGGTCTATGTTACCCATGACCAAACAGAAGCAATGACACTCTCCACGAAAGTAGCTTTGCTCAACGATGGCTATGTCCAGCAACTTGACCCGCCCGAACTCATCTATAACCATCCAGCTAATTTATTTGTGGCTGGATTTGTTGGTAGTCCTCAGATGAATTTGCTGACTCTACTTTGTAATGAACGATCCGCTCTACTAGGTAACTTCCAGATATCTCTGCCAGATATACCAACTGTACCACCCCAGATTGTGCTAGGTATCCGCCCAGAAAACGTTCGCATTGCCCAACCAGGTGATACCCAAACTATCCAAGGGCGAGTGTATCTAGTAGAAAACTTGGGTATGCACTATTTGGTGAGTGTCAGGGTTGAAGGTTCACAAACTGGAGCGATTATAGTACGTGCTTTGTTGGCAACAGACCAAAATTGGAGTAACGAGGATATTACACTGACATTACCCCCTGAAGATATTCACTGGTTTGATGTTCAATCTGGACATGCTCTTGTCAGAAGGCAAATATTAGGTGTGAGGAGCTAG
- a CDS encoding transposase — MIFQPADSPQLNPIERLWQFIKRQFKGESFSNLHQLCQRIEHQLSNVFSGNLLFDKL; from the coding sequence TTGATCTTTCAACCTGCTGATAGCCCTCAACTCAATCCAATTGAGCGATTGTGGCAGTTTATTAAACGCCAGTTCAAAGGGGAAAGCTTCTCTAATTTACACCAACTGTGCCAACGGATTGAACACCAGTTATCAAATGTCTTCTCTGGTAATCTCCTCTTTGACAAGTTATAA
- a CDS encoding ATP-binding protein, whose translation MGRGSGLGLETVRRILENRHHGTLSFESHSGRTCFTICLPKSNK comes from the coding sequence GTGGGGCGTGGTTCAGGACTCGGTTTGGAAACCGTTCGCCGGATTCTAGAAAATCGTCATCACGGTACACTCTCATTTGAGTCGCATTCAGGTAGAACTTGTTTCACTATTTGCTTACCCAAGTCAAATAAATGA
- a CDS encoding cyclic nucleotide-binding domain-containing protein has protein sequence MLCIEELINLDPFQQLLKEQLEWVCDRAQTVELCAGNVLVHEGDPAHGLFILIKGKINLTRRSQGVEIPIGQHEAPSFFGEIPVFTDEPVPVTMRALTICTIDAMDGKRLLEITTHHCDRFAHIDIIDSGSGIPPEIKTRILNLSSLPNQWGVVQDSVWKPFAGF, from the coding sequence ATGTTGTGTATTGAAGAATTGATCAACCTAGACCCGTTTCAACAGCTTCTTAAAGAGCAATTGGAGTGGGTTTGCGATCGCGCTCAAACAGTTGAACTTTGCGCCGGAAATGTGTTGGTGCATGAGGGAGATCCTGCACACGGCTTATTTATCCTAATCAAAGGTAAAATTAATCTTACCCGCCGCAGTCAGGGAGTTGAAATTCCCATCGGGCAACATGAAGCCCCATCCTTTTTTGGTGAAATTCCAGTCTTTACAGATGAACCTGTACCTGTGACAATGCGGGCATTGACAATTTGTACCATAGATGCAATGGATGGTAAGCGGCTGCTGGAAATTACAACACACCATTGCGATCGCTTTGCCCATATTGACATCATCGATTCTGGTAGTGGAATTCCACCTGAAATTAAAACCCGCATTTTGAACCTTTCTTCACTACCAAATCAGTGGGGCGTGGTTCAGGACTCGGTTTGGAAACCGTTCGCCGGATTCTAG
- a CDS encoding AIPR family protein encodes MPKTWNIKIDNYFQANPNCIIATAHVDTFPTDLPLEPNIREPNRKSATYRQIFDSVTTQPEKFFSRHSGIVLSANKVKPSKNKTLLELEVLEASEGGSDGIINGAHTILAFESAKNYKYNLSLARVKVTIHIGLLEDEAKDIALASNTTTPVDSRSKVNARGDYKFLKQYLANLEIAEDKKFRIAYYQNQSGAPRNAQCNVNHLLKLINCLDRNRYNPDGNKRTKHPIGMSIPSKITDTERERLTILLPLLSQALWIEQRLYEVIQEHISNPRKKGVNDLASIDTRKNTLLPDSKYSFGFGAPTDLALPIIASYRVFLDKDYKWILPFEEFAEDFLQHLWTNYYRKYLVSEKIAGNTVGTKISRNQEIWESLYISAQSYLNQHLMKMVNSNKREKLTLTY; translated from the coding sequence ATGCCCAAGACTTGGAATATAAAGATAGATAACTATTTTCAAGCCAACCCCAATTGCATCATCGCCACCGCCCATGTAGACACATTCCCGACCGATTTACCGTTAGAACCGAACATCAGAGAACCAAACCGCAAAAGTGCAACATACAGACAAATCTTCGACTCAGTAACGACTCAACCTGAAAAATTTTTCTCGCGTCACAGTGGAATAGTCTTGTCAGCGAATAAAGTTAAACCTAGCAAAAACAAAACCTTACTGGAACTAGAAGTTTTAGAAGCTAGTGAGGGGGGAAGTGATGGAATTATTAATGGCGCTCACACAATTTTAGCGTTCGAGAGTGCTAAAAATTACAAATACAACCTGAGCCTTGCTAGGGTAAAAGTGACCATCCACATCGGACTGCTGGAAGATGAAGCCAAAGATATAGCCTTGGCTTCCAATACGACAACACCAGTAGATTCACGTTCTAAGGTGAACGCTAGAGGAGATTACAAATTTCTCAAGCAGTACTTAGCAAACTTAGAAATCGCAGAAGATAAAAAATTCCGCATTGCCTATTACCAGAATCAAAGCGGCGCTCCCAGAAATGCCCAGTGCAATGTGAACCATTTGCTGAAGTTAATTAACTGCCTTGATAGAAATAGATATAACCCTGATGGCAATAAACGAACCAAGCACCCGATAGGTATGAGTATCCCCTCTAAAATCACAGATACGGAAAGGGAAAGATTAACTATTCTTCTGCCTCTGCTTTCTCAAGCCTTGTGGATAGAGCAAAGACTTTACGAAGTTATCCAGGAGCATATTAGCAACCCTAGAAAAAAGGGTGTCAACGATTTAGCATCAATAGATACTCGCAAAAATACCCTTCTGCCTGATAGCAAATATTCATTCGGGTTTGGTGCGCCAACCGACTTGGCACTACCAATAATTGCATCCTATCGCGTATTTTTGGATAAAGACTATAAATGGATTTTGCCGTTTGAGGAATTCGCCGAGGATTTTCTGCAACACTTGTGGACGAACTATTACCGTAAATACTTAGTATCAGAAAAAATAGCAGGAAATACAGTAGGTACAAAAATCAGTCGCAACCAAGAAATTTGGGAAAGTTTATACATTTCGGCGCAAAGTTATCTCAATCAGCACTTGATGAAAATGGTCAACTCCAATAAGCGTGAAAAATTAACGCTGACATACTGA
- a CDS encoding catalase family protein, which translates to MSQSNLSTAATQETTTNTILDTAAQEAATDTIVDIDLNVQAQKGPDLRKDHPKSHGLVWGEFKVEENIPELLKVGIFAQSKTYPLWMRLSNASSVEKRGQLKSDLDPDVRALAIKLLQVEGEKVLDDEQETQDFLMINYPVFFVHDAQGFANLTKASVGQANEEELRSLKSTFEVLKAVTSKQVANPLLIQYWSTTPYKLGSQSIKFSVKPHQQDIPGSIPTSETYLREAVVKYLSEEGKDATFDFLVQLYVNDEKTPIEDPMQEWEEKDSPFIKLATITVPAQKFDFEERKRLDEGLSFMAWHTLPEHAPLGSVNLARKKVYQEIVKARRSNIQHRVEEPQAYSSVLDDPE; encoded by the coding sequence ATGAGCCAATCTAATCTATCCACTGCTGCTACCCAAGAAACGACTACCAATACCATCTTGGACACTGCTGCTCAAGAAGCGGCTACTGATACCATCGTGGATATTGATCTTAACGTTCAAGCCCAGAAGGGTCCAGACTTGCGAAAAGACCATCCTAAAAGTCACGGCTTGGTTTGGGGAGAGTTCAAAGTTGAGGAAAATATTCCTGAATTGTTGAAGGTGGGTATCTTTGCCCAGTCCAAAACCTACCCACTTTGGATGAGGCTCTCCAATGCTTCCTCAGTAGAGAAGCGCGGTCAGCTCAAGTCGGATCTTGATCCCGATGTTCGGGCACTTGCTATCAAACTCTTACAGGTAGAGGGTGAAAAAGTGCTGGATGATGAGCAGGAAACCCAAGACTTTTTGATGATTAATTATCCGGTCTTCTTTGTCCATGATGCCCAAGGGTTTGCCAACCTGACGAAAGCAAGCGTTGGTCAGGCAAATGAAGAAGAGCTGCGATCGCTAAAATCCACGTTTGAAGTCCTCAAAGCGGTTACGAGCAAACAAGTTGCAAATCCGCTGCTGATCCAATATTGGAGTACCACTCCCTATAAACTTGGCTCTCAGTCCATCAAGTTTTCTGTAAAACCTCATCAGCAAGATATTCCCGGTTCAATCCCCACTTCCGAAACTTACCTGCGTGAGGCAGTCGTCAAATATCTGTCGGAAGAGGGCAAAGATGCAACCTTTGACTTCTTGGTGCAACTCTATGTCAACGACGAGAAAACTCCAATTGAAGATCCAATGCAGGAGTGGGAAGAGAAGGACTCACCATTTATCAAGCTTGCAACCATCACAGTTCCAGCTCAGAAATTTGACTTCGAGGAGCGGAAGCGACTGGATGAGGGTCTATCGTTCATGGCTTGGCATACCCTCCCCGAACACGCACCCTTGGGTAGTGTCAATTTAGCTCGCAAAAAAGTTTATCAAGAGATAGTAAAGGCTCGACGGAGTAACATACAGCACCGCGTTGAAGAGCCGCAAGCATATAGTTCAGTTTTAGACGATCCTGAATAA
- a CDS encoding CopG family transcriptional regulator: MNKKWAVKRMTINLASTESEKLERYCAITGRPATDVIRELIRSLEVTHLEASEQNGTKISPESYAA, from the coding sequence ATGAACAAAAAATGGGCTGTCAAACGAATGACGATAAATCTTGCATCAACTGAGAGCGAAAAACTTGAACGATATTGTGCAATCACAGGCAGACCAGCAACTGACGTTATTCGAGAGTTGATTCGCTCTCTTGAAGTAACTCATCTTGAAGCCTCTGAACAGAATGGTACTAAGATAAGCCCAGAGTCCTATGCTGCCTAG